GCTGCGTCTGGGCCTGCCGCTGCTGGGCCTGGGCACGGGCCAGTTCGGTCTTGGCCTGGGCCAGCGCGTCACGGGCAGCGTCGCGGGCGGCCTGCACCTGGGCCATCTGCGCCTGGGCCGCGCGCACCTGGGCCTGGGCGGCCTGGGCCTGCGTCTGCGCCGTGCGGGCCTGAGCCTGGGCGGCGCGGGTCTGGGTCTGGGCCTGGGCCTGCGCGGCGCGGGCACTGGTCTGGGCCTGCGCGGCGCGCACCTGGGCGGTTTCGGCGGCCTGCTGCGCGGCCTGGGCACGGTCCTGGGCGCGGCGCACCTCCAGCTGGGCCAGGGCCACGCGGGCGTTCAGGTCCACCACCTGGGCATCCAGGGTCTGGGCGCGGCTGCGGCTGGCCTTCAGGGCCGCGTCCGACTGGGCCAGCTGCGCGCGGCTCTGGGCGGCGCGGGCTTCCAGGGTCTCGCGGGTCTGGGTCAGGGTCTGCACACGGCCCTGAAGCCCGGCGGCCTGGGTTTTCAGGGTGGCTTCGGCGGCGCGCGCCGCGTTCAGGTCGCGCCGGGCAGTTTCCAGGCGCGCCTCGGCGGCCTGCTGCTGCGTGCGCAGGCGCTGGGCTTCCTGCTGGGCGCGGTCACGGTCCTGCTGCGCGGCGCGAATCTGGGCCTGGGCCACGGTGATTTCGCGGCGCAGCTCCTCCAGCTGGGGGCGCAGCTGATCGGCCTGGGCAATGGTGTTCACCGCCGAGCGGTTGAGCAGCAAGAAGGCCGCGAGGCTGGCCGCGCTGATCGCCATGCCGGACAGCACCGCCACAATCAGGGCCGTCTGCTTGGGCCGCAGCCCAAACCAGCGCAGGTGTTTGCGCCCGGCCTTCTTGGCAATGGTGTCGGCGGCGTAGGCCACCACGCCGGAAAGAATCACCACGAAGGGCAAAAACAGCCACAGCACCGCGCCTCACCCTCCCTGGATCACAGCTCGAAATCGTCGCCCAGGTAGTGGCGCCGGGCGTCCTCGTCCTGGGCAAACTGCGCGGGCGTGCCTTCAAACTTCACTTCGCCGTCGTACATCAGATACACGCGGTCGGTCAGGGCAATGGTCTCGCGCACGTTGTGGTCGGTGATAAACACGCCCAGACCCCGGCGGTCACGCAGCTCGCGGATCAGGCGCTGAATCTCACGGATGCTCTTGGGGTCCACGCCAGTAAAGGGCTCGTCCAGCAGCAGGTAATCGGGGTCGGTGGTCAGCGCCCGGGCCAGTTCCAGGCGGCGGCGCTCGCCCCCCGAAAGCTGATAGGCGAAGCTGCCTGCCAGATGCGAGAGGCCAAATTCGGCCAGCAGGGCGTCGGCGCGGGCCTCCTGCTCGCTTCTCGGCAGGCCCTGGTACTCCAGGATCGCCAGCAGGTTGTCACGGGCGGTCAGCTTGCGAAAGGCGCTGGGTTCCTGCGGCAGGTACCCCAGGCCCAGCCGGGCGCGCTCGTGCATGGGCAAGCGGGTCACGTCGCGTTTCCCCAGACCAATGCGCCCGCCGCCGGGGCGAATAAAACCCACCAGCATGTAAAACGTGGTGGTCTTGCCGGCGCCGTTGGGGCCGAACAGCGCCACGATCTCGCCGGGGCGCACCTCCAGATTCACGCCGCGCACCACCGCGCGGCGACCGTAAGTCTTGCTCAGGCCCTCGGCGTGCAGCACCGGCCGGGCCTCGCGGGCGCCGGGCGCCGGCGCGGCGGGCGGGTGGGACAGGGGCGCGGTCACGTCTGGCAGCGTAGCACGGGCCTCCGGCGCCCCCCGTGAGGGACAGATGGGACGGGGCGGGGGGGCCCATCTGGCCTACACTGACAGGATGCTGCTGACGATCATCGTGCTGGATTCCGTGGGCGTGGGCGAGCTGCCCGACGCCGAGCGGTTTGGCGACGCCGGAGCCCATACTCTGAACCACACCCTGCAGGCCGCCCCCGCCGCGCTGCCGCATCTGGCGGCGCTGGGGCTGGCGCAGGTGCCCACCGTACAGACCAGCCCCCAGACGGTGCCGGCCGGGCCCGCCCAGGGCGCCTACGGCCGCATGCGCGAGGTCAGCCCCGGCAAGGACACCAGCACCGGCCACTGGGAATTCATGGGCGTGCAACTGCAGCACCCTTTTCAGGTATTCCCGGACGGCTTTCCGCCCGCCGTGATGGACCGCTTTGACGCCGCCACCGGCAAGGGCCACCTGTGCAACAAGCCCTACAGCGGCACCGACGTGATCCGCGACTTTGGGCCCGAGCACCTGAAGACCGGCGCCCCGATTGTGTACACCAGCGCCGACTCGGTGTTTCAGATTGCCGCGCACGAGGACGTGGTGCCGCTGGAAACCCTGTACGCGTGGTGCCAGGCCGCCCGCGAGATCCTGCAGGGCGAATACGCCGTGGCGCGCGTGATTGCCCGGCCCTTCCGGGGCGAGTTTCCCTTTGAGCGCGCGAACGAACACCGCAAGGATTACAGCCTGGTGCCGCCACCCACCGTGCTGGACGCGGTCAAGGCCACTGGGCAGGCGGTGATCGGGATTGGCAAGATTCCCGATATCTACGCCCACCAGGGCTTTACCGAGGAAATTCACACCGACAGCAACGCCGACGGCGTCGCCAAGACGCTGGCCCGGATGCAGCAGGCGGCGAGTGAGGGCACCTCGGGGCTGATTTTCACGAACCTCGTGGACTTTGACAGCAAGTACGGCCACCGCCGCGATCCGGCTGGCTACAGCGCCTGCCTGGCCGAGTTCGACGCCGCGCTGCCCAGCCTGATCGCCGCCACGCCCGAAGACGGCGCCCTCATCATCATCAGCGACCACGGCAACGACCCCACGTGGCACGGCAGCGACCACACCCGCGAACACGGCCTGCTGCTGATGCACCGCGCGGGCTGGGCCGGCGTGAATCTGGGCGAGCGCGCCACCTTTGCCGATGTGGGCGCCACGGTGGCCGAGGCACTGGGGGCCCAGTGGCAGGGACCGGGTGAGAGCTTCTGGACGCGCCCGAGCTAAAAGAAGGGGCCTTTAGCCTCACCCTGTCGCTGGGCGGGCGCTACGCGGGCGAGCAGCACTGGGCGCTGAGCACCGAGCGCAGCGCCCTGGCGGCGCGGGTGCAGACCGATTTTGGCGGCGTACTGCCGGAAATCCGCCGCCTGCAGCACAGCCGCCTGCACCCCCGGCACTTCACCAGCCTGGGCTACGCCGAGGGCGACGGCCGGGGCCGTCCCAGTTTCGAGGTGCAGTTTGACCGCCGCGCGGGCCTGATTCACCTGCGCCAGGGCCGCGACGAGGCGTCAGCGCCGCTGGTCACCGAATACCACGACCCCGTGAGCCTGCTGCTGTGGCTGCGCCACCTCACCGCCCACGAGGGCGGCGGCCCCGAGCGCCTGGGCGCCCAGCTGACCGGCGGGCGCGTGCTGATTCAGCGCCTGCCGGACACAGAGGTGGGGGGCGTGCCCTGCACCGGGTATTTTCTGCGCCCCGGCAACGCCTACGTGTATATCGAGCAGGCCGAGCCCTGGCGGCTGATGCGCCTGATTCAGCCCACCGATTTCGGCGCTGTAGAGGCCAACGCCCAAATCTCCAGCCGCCGCCCAGCCCCCGACCGCGAACGCCGCCGCCGCAGGGTGTAGAGCCCGGCCCTGGCCCCCACCCGTCCAAACAACCGTTTGGTTCCTGGCTGCGACCGCGCGCAGACTAAGTCGCCAGCAATACGTCGCCAGCCAGCGGCTGTGTTCGCCCTCCCACTGACTATTTGCCACTCCCCACTGCCTTTTCCACAACCCACACCCCCTCCTGGAGCCCCCCATGCAAGTCCTGCAAGGCCAAGACGCCCGGCGCGCCCTGACGCGCACCTTCAATGACCTGCCGGTGCCAGACGCCGTGCTGGCCCGCATCGAGTCCACCTTTGGCGAGCCCCTGAGCCCGGAAGCGGTGGTCGAGCGCCTGCTGGCCGACGTGCGCGCGCGCGGCGACGAGGCCCTGCGCGACTGGACCGAGCGGCTGGACGGCCACCGGCCTGAAGCGCTGGCGGTGTCGGCCGCCGAACAGGCGGCGGCCACGGTGGATGAGGCCCTGCACGACGCCATCCGCACCGCCATCGCCCGGGTGCGCGCCTTTTACGCGCAGCAGCCTGCCCACGGCTTTCTGAACCACGGCCCGGACGGCGCCCTGGGCCAGCTGGTGCGGCCCCTGGGGCGCGTGGGGGTCTACGTGCCCGGCGGGCTGGCGCCCCTGATCAGCACGCTGATTCACACGGCGGTGCCCGCGCAGGTGGCAGGCGTGCCCGAGATCGTGGTGACCACGCCCCCCGCCCGGGACGGCACGGTTCACCCGGCGATTCTGGTGGCGGCGCGGGAACTGGGGATTTCGCAGATCTTCAAGGTGGGGGGCGCGCAGGCCATTGGCGCGCTGGCCTACGGCACGCCCAGCATTCCCGCTGTGGACAAGATCGCCGGGCCCGGCAACCTGTTCGTGGTGATCGCCAAGCGCATGGTGTACGGCATGGCGGGCATTGAAAGCCTGCCCGGCCCCACCGAGACCCTGGTGGTGGCCGACGACAGCGCCTCAGCGCGCTTTGTGGCCGCCGACCTGCTGGCCCAGGCCGAGCACAACGGCGCTGAGCCGGTGCTGGTGTCCACCAGCCGCGAGTTGTTGCTGGCCGTCCAGGCCGAACTGCACGGCCAGCTCGAAGCCTTGCCCGAACCCAACCGGAGCTGGGCGCGCGATTCGGTCCTGGCGCGCATGAAGGTGGTGCTGGCCGGGTCGCTGGACGAGGCGCTGGACCTCGCCAACCTGTACGCCCCCGAGCACCTGTGCCTGCTGACCCGCGACCCCTGGAGCCTGCTGGGGGGGGTGCAGCGCGCGGGCGGGGTGTTTCTGGGCGAGGCCAGCATGGAGGCCCTGGGTGACTACGTGGCGGGCCCCAGCCACGTGATGCCCACCGGGGGCACCGCCCGCTTCATGAGCCCGGTGAATGTGCGCGACTTCCAGAACATCATCTCCGTGGTGGGCCTGAACGAGGGGGCGCTGCGCCGCATTGGCCCGGCCGGGGCGCTGCTGGCCCGCGCCGAGGGCCTGGAAGCCCACGCCCGCGCCATTGAAAGCCGCCTGCACCCTGAAGCCGAGGGAACTTCTCCCGGCGCCTTCCTGCCCACATGACCCCGGCCGCGCGCCCGGCGCCGACGCCCCTAACGCCGGCCGTGCTGCTGTGCCTGGGGCTGGTGTACGTGGTGTGGGGCAGCACCTATTTCGGCATCAAGGTGGCGATTGAAACCCTGCCGCCACTGGGGATGCTGGCCGCGCGCTTTGTGGTGGCCGGGGCGCTGCTGCTGGCTTTCCTGCGCTGGCGCGGGGCGCCGTGGCCCACCGCGCGGGAATGGGGCGCCAGCGCCCTGGTGGGCACCCTGTTGCTGGGCGGCGGCACCGGGCTGGTCACGCTGGCCGAGCGCGACGCCAGCAGTTCGGTGGCCGCCATGATCATCGCCGTTTCGCCGCTGTTTGCCGCGCTGTTTGGGCGGTTGTGGGGCGAACGCACCGGCGGGCGCGAGTGGCTGGGCATTGGGGTGGGTCTGGCCGGCATTGCCCTGCTGAACGTGGGCGAACTGCGCGCCACACCGCTGGCCGCCCTGCTGCTGATCCTGGCGCCGATCTGCTGGACCTTCGGCAGCCAGTGGTCGCGGCGCCTGCCGCTGCCCGCCGGGCTGATGGGCAGCGCCGCCGAGATGCTCACCGGGGGCGCAGTGCTGCTGACCCTGAGTGTGCTGCTGGGCGAACGCTGGGGCACCCCCAGCGCCGCCAGCCTGTGGGCCCTGGGGTACCTCACGGTGTTTGGCAGTCTGGTGGCGTACTCGGCCTATATGTACCTCGTGGCACACACCCGGCCCGCACTGGCCACCAGTTACGCCTACGTGAATCCGGTGGTGGCGGTGCTGCTGGGCGTGGGCTTTGGCGGCGAGCGGCTGGGCACGCTGGGCTGGGTGGCCCTGGCGGTGATTCTGGCCGGAGTGCTGCTCGTGGCGTGGCCGCGCCGGACCACCGGCGCCCCCCCGGCCGAGGGGGCGCCACGTGACCGCTGAACCGGGCCTGCAATTCCAGACGCACCAGCCCAGCGATCCCACCAGTCTGGTGATTCGGCGGCGCATCCGGCCCGGCCAGGAGGCCGCCTATGAAGCGCTGCTGACGGAAGCCAATGCGCTGCTGGCAGGCATTCCCGGCCACCGGGGCACCGGGGTCATTCGCCCGGCGCCCGGGGAACACGAATACACCCTGGTGGCCCGTTTCGACTCGCTGACCAGCGCCGCCGCCTGGGAGCTGTCCCCGGAGCGCGCCGCGTGGCTGGCACGGGTCACGCCGCTGGTGGATGAGCAGCTGAGTTTTGAAAAACAGCCCGGGCTCGATTTCTGGTTTACGCCCCCCGCCGCCCCCAGCCTGCGCCAGCCGCCCAGATGGAAGATGGCCCTGCTGACCCTGGCCGCGCTGTACCCGGTCAGCCTGGGAACAGGCTGGCTGTTCGGCACCGCCCTGGCGCCGTGGCTAGGCCACTGGCCCACGCCCCTGCGCGCCCTGCCGCAGATGGTGGTGGTGGTGGTGTCCATGACCTATCTGGTGATGCCAGCCGTGACGCGCTGGGCGGCGGGGTGGCTGAGGAGGGGGTAGGTTGTGGGAAGGGAAACAGGGCGAAGGCAAGGCTCAATTAGGCCCCGCCTTCACCATTTCAGAGCCCCTCGCACGTCGTGCCAAAGGGGTCAACCTGCGTCTCGCCTGTCAGGCCCTGGCTTTTCATACAGCCCACAACCCACGCCCCGCAGCCCCCTCACCTCTCCTCTAGCGCCAGCTGCACCAGCCTCGTCACCAGTTCGCTGTAGCTCAGGCCCGCCGCCTCGAACAGCTTGGGGTACATGCTGGTGGTGGTAAAACCGGGCATGGTGTTGACCTCGTTCAGCAGCAGTTCGCCGGTCTGTTCCAGGTAGAAGAAATCCACGCGGGCCAGCCCCGCGCAGTCCAGGGCGCGGAAGGCAGTCAGGGCGGTCTGGCGGGCCTGCTCGGCCACCTCCGGGGGTAGGGGCGCGGGGATATGCATGGCCGCGCGGCCCTCGGTGTACTTGGTTTCGTAGTCGTAGAACTCGGCGTCGAAGCGCAGTTCGCCCACCGGGCTGGCGATGGGCGCGTCGTTGCCCAGAATGCCCACCTCGATCTCGCGGGGCTTGTGGGCGGTCATGGCTTCCAGAATCACGCGGCGGTCCAGGCTGAACGCCAGCTGCAGGGCGCCGTCCAATTCAGCGGGGGTGCCCACCTTGCTGATCCCCACGCTGGAGCCCAGGTTGGCCGGCTTGACGAACAGGGGGTAGCCCAGTTCGGCGGCGCGCGCCCGCACGGCATCCGGGGTCTGCTGCCACTCGCGGCGCACGGCCAGCCGCCACGCCACCTGGGCAATCCCGGCCGAGGCCAGCACCTGCTTGGTCATCACCTTGTCCATGCTCACCGCACTGCCCAGCACGCCGCTGCCCACAAAGGGAATGCCGGCCAGGGTCAGCAGGCCCTGAACAGTGCCGTCCTCGCCCATGGGACCGTGCAGCAGCGGAAACACCGCGTCGTACCCTTCGGCACTGGCAGCGCGGTGCAGCACAAGGTCGCCGCCCACGGGCGCCGCGCCCTGTTCCAGCGCACGGACCGTTTCGGTGGGCGGCAGCCAGCGCCCCTGCTTGCTGATCACCACGGGCGTCACGTCGAACTGGTCGCGCGGCAGGGCACCCAGAACACTGCGGGCGCTGAGCAGGCTGACCTCGTGTTCTCCGGACTGGCCCCCGGCCAGCAGCAAAATGCGCTTCTTCACGCGGCGCAGTATGCCACGACCCCCCAGGGCACGCGCCACGCTGAGAGCGGCGCAGGGCTGCATGAGAGCCGGACCGTCTGCCTGGCTCCCAGAGGGCCCGGAAGCCGGCGCCGGAACGCTGGACAGCCCGGCTGGACGGGCAGCCAGCACGTCACACCATCCCCAAATTTCCTGCGCTATGATGCGCGCGATCAAACCACCGACAGCCTGTCACGAGGCCTACCGTGCATTTCGTCTTCGCCGCCCGCGCCCGCTGTCAAACGTATGTTCTACGGAGGCTCAATGAAGAAGATTGCTGCACTGACCGCCCTGCTTGCCCTGACCACCGCCCTGGCTGTCGCCCCCAAGGACACCCTGGTGGAGCAGACCGCCGCCGACATCCCCACCATGGACCCGGGCGTGACCTACGACACCGCTTCGGGCAGCGTTGTGGAAAACATGTACGAGACCCTGCTGACCTACAGCGGGGCCAGCCTGACCAAACTCGAGCCCCTGCTGGCCACCAAGTGGACCATCAGCAACGGCGGCAAGACCTACACCTTCGACCTGCGCAAGAACGTCAAGTTCCACTCGGGCAACACCTTCAACTGCGCCGACGCCGAATACACCTTCGAGCGCAACCTGGTGACCAACTCCGCCGAGTCCGGCAACTGGTTCATCGCCGAGTCGCTGCTGGGCACGGGCGCCAACGCCAACGACGACAAGACCATCACCTGGGCGCGCATTGACAAGGCTGTAGAGTGCAACAGCGCTGGCCAGCTGGTCTTCACGCTGCCCGCCGTGGACCCTGCCTTCCTGGCCAAGCTGGCCTACGCTGGCCAGAGCATCATTGACCGCGAGCACGCCATCAAGATTGGCGAGTGGAAGGGCACCGAGGCCGACTGGAAGAACTGGGTGGGCAAGGACCTGACCAACTCCAACCTCAGCAAGCAGCCCAGCGGCACGGGTGCGTACAAGTTCGTGCGCAAGGACGCCAACGCCTTCCTGGCGACCGCGTTCGACGGCTACTGGGGCAAGAAGCCGGCCATCAAGAACGTGATCATCCAGAAGGTGCCCGAACTCGCCGCCCGTCAGCAGGCCTTCCTGCGCGGCGACGCCGACATCATCGAAGGTGGCGGCCGTTCGGTGGACGAAGTGCAGATCAAAGGCAAGCCCGGCGTGCTGTGGGTCGACAACCTGCCCAACACGGTGGCGCAGGCCATCTTCATGAACCAGAACATCAAGGGCTCGGGCGCGCTGGGCAGCGGCAAGCTGGACGGCAAGGGCATCCCGGCCAACTTCTTCAAAGACGCCAACGTGCGCCGTGGCTTCTCCTACGCCTTCGACTACGCGAAGTACATCGCCGACGTGCAGAAGGGCAAGGGCAAGCAGCGCACCATGCTGCTGCCGGACGCCTTCCCTGGCTACGACGCCAAGATCGGCACCTACAAGTTTGACGCCAAGCAGGCCGAAACCTACCTGAAGCGCGC
The window above is part of the Deinococcus aquaedulcis genome. Proteins encoded here:
- a CDS encoding DUF3084 domain-containing protein, with product MLWLFLPFVVILSGVVAYAADTIAKKAGRKHLRWFGLRPKQTALIVAVLSGMAISAASLAAFLLLNRSAVNTIAQADQLRPQLEELRREITVAQAQIRAAQQDRDRAQQEAQRLRTQQQAAEARLETARRDLNAARAAEATLKTQAAGLQGRVQTLTQTRETLEARAAQSRAQLAQSDAALKASRSRAQTLDAQVVDLNARVALAQLEVRRAQDRAQAAQQAAETAQVRAAQAQTSARAAQAQAQTQTRAAQAQARTAQTQAQAAQAQVRAAQAQMAQVQAARDAARDALAQAKTELARAQAQQRQAQTQRQQAQAEVTRLSAERTRLSTERDQAARERDQVRDDLGRLQQQQAQLKSSNEALARDLAQAKATLGRLQDEYSSSRAELSATRNSDLAYPKNELVYAAVVPSVRNLDTFLQDAGRSAQARGARGTPAVRLSAAARSALETKLRGLNVSTFVQCRAAQNAATGLPVELTCDARPNTVLFRGNQIIRRASVSLGGNAKALQEQISDLVKDTVLDVTSRGVPSEYVQGLDVTEFADLLTRLGNRTGGTAVVGIAARSDVKPGSRVDLYPVLP
- the lptB gene encoding LPS export ABC transporter ATP-binding protein, coding for MTAPLSHPPAAPAPGAREARPVLHAEGLSKTYGRRAVVRGVNLEVRPGEIVALFGPNGAGKTTTFYMLVGFIRPGGGRIGLGKRDVTRLPMHERARLGLGYLPQEPSAFRKLTARDNLLAILEYQGLPRSEQEARADALLAEFGLSHLAGSFAYQLSGGERRRLELARALTTDPDYLLLDEPFTGVDPKSIREIQRLIRELRDRRGLGVFITDHNVRETIALTDRVYLMYDGEVKFEGTPAQFAQDEDARRHYLGDDFEL
- a CDS encoding phosphopentomutase, translated to MLLTIIVLDSVGVGELPDAERFGDAGAHTLNHTLQAAPAALPHLAALGLAQVPTVQTSPQTVPAGPAQGAYGRMREVSPGKDTSTGHWEFMGVQLQHPFQVFPDGFPPAVMDRFDAATGKGHLCNKPYSGTDVIRDFGPEHLKTGAPIVYTSADSVFQIAAHEDVVPLETLYAWCQAAREILQGEYAVARVIARPFRGEFPFERANEHRKDYSLVPPPTVLDAVKATGQAVIGIGKIPDIYAHQGFTEEIHTDSNADGVAKTLARMQQAASEGTSGLIFTNLVDFDSKYGHRRDPAGYSACLAEFDAALPSLIAATPEDGALIIISDHGNDPTWHGSDHTREHGLLLMHRAGWAGVNLGERATFADVGATVAEALGAQWQGPGESFWTRPS
- the hisD gene encoding histidinol dehydrogenase → MQVLQGQDARRALTRTFNDLPVPDAVLARIESTFGEPLSPEAVVERLLADVRARGDEALRDWTERLDGHRPEALAVSAAEQAAATVDEALHDAIRTAIARVRAFYAQQPAHGFLNHGPDGALGQLVRPLGRVGVYVPGGLAPLISTLIHTAVPAQVAGVPEIVVTTPPARDGTVHPAILVAARELGISQIFKVGGAQAIGALAYGTPSIPAVDKIAGPGNLFVVIAKRMVYGMAGIESLPGPTETLVVADDSASARFVAADLLAQAEHNGAEPVLVSTSRELLLAVQAELHGQLEALPEPNRSWARDSVLARMKVVLAGSLDEALDLANLYAPEHLCLLTRDPWSLLGGVQRAGGVFLGEASMEALGDYVAGPSHVMPTGGTARFMSPVNVRDFQNIISVVGLNEGALRRIGPAGALLARAEGLEAHARAIESRLHPEAEGTSPGAFLPT
- the yedA gene encoding drug/metabolite exporter YedA produces the protein MTPAARPAPTPLTPAVLLCLGLVYVVWGSTYFGIKVAIETLPPLGMLAARFVVAGALLLAFLRWRGAPWPTAREWGASALVGTLLLGGGTGLVTLAERDASSSVAAMIIAVSPLFAALFGRLWGERTGGREWLGIGVGLAGIALLNVGELRATPLAALLLILAPICWTFGSQWSRRLPLPAGLMGSAAEMLTGGAVLLTLSVLLGERWGTPSAASLWALGYLTVFGSLVAYSAYMYLVAHTRPALATSYAYVNPVVAVLLGVGFGGERLGTLGWVALAVILAGVLLVAWPRRTTGAPPAEGAPRDR
- a CDS encoding antibiotic biosynthesis monooxygenase, with product MTAEPGLQFQTHQPSDPTSLVIRRRIRPGQEAAYEALLTEANALLAGIPGHRGTGVIRPAPGEHEYTLVARFDSLTSAAAWELSPERAAWLARVTPLVDEQLSFEKQPGLDFWFTPPAAPSLRQPPRWKMALLTLAALYPVSLGTGWLFGTALAPWLGHWPTPLRALPQMVVVVVSMTYLVMPAVTRWAAGWLRRG
- a CDS encoding D-alanine--D-alanine ligase family protein, giving the protein MKKRILLLAGGQSGEHEVSLLSARSVLGALPRDQFDVTPVVISKQGRWLPPTETVRALEQGAAPVGGDLVLHRAASAEGYDAVFPLLHGPMGEDGTVQGLLTLAGIPFVGSGVLGSAVSMDKVMTKQVLASAGIAQVAWRLAVRREWQQTPDAVRARAAELGYPLFVKPANLGSSVGISKVGTPAELDGALQLAFSLDRRVILEAMTAHKPREIEVGILGNDAPIASPVGELRFDAEFYDYETKYTEGRAAMHIPAPLPPEVAEQARQTALTAFRALDCAGLARVDFFYLEQTGELLLNEVNTMPGFTTTSMYPKLFEAAGLSYSELVTRLVQLALEER
- a CDS encoding ABC transporter substrate-binding protein, with the protein product MKKIAALTALLALTTALAVAPKDTLVEQTAADIPTMDPGVTYDTASGSVVENMYETLLTYSGASLTKLEPLLATKWTISNGGKTYTFDLRKNVKFHSGNTFNCADAEYTFERNLVTNSAESGNWFIAESLLGTGANANDDKTITWARIDKAVECNSAGQLVFTLPAVDPAFLAKLAYAGQSIIDREHAIKIGEWKGTEADWKNWVGKDLTNSNLSKQPSGTGAYKFVRKDANAFLATAFDGYWGKKPAIKNVIIQKVPELAARQQAFLRGDADIIEGGGRSVDEVQIKGKPGVLWVDNLPNTVAQAIFMNQNIKGSGALGSGKLDGKGIPANFFKDANVRRGFSYAFDYAKYIADVQKGKGKQRTMLLPDAFPGYDAKIGTYKFDAKQAETYLKRAFGGQLWKNGFVLNANYRAGSVPAQTAMEILKRNIEALNPKFKVNITAKPWSEMLEDSKKGTEPMIIIGWAPDYADPDNFMYTFYSSNGYYFPRSNFKDAQVDKWLEQARNTVNTAERNRLYSLVGKKAYEQAPFILIPAGIGYTFVRDNLVGVSASNYNPMISFSSTGTFWKELSKK